One Phaseolus vulgaris cultivar G19833 chromosome 4, P. vulgaris v2.0, whole genome shotgun sequence DNA window includes the following coding sequences:
- the LOC137837138 gene encoding lysine histidine transporter 1-like, with protein sequence MGSLEIEATNGHTTAPHKNTEKSEREKKIDDWLPITSKRNGKWWYSAFHNVTAMVGAGVLGLPYAMSELGWGPGVTILILSWIITLYTLWQMVEMHEMVPGKRFDRYHELGQYAFGEKLGLYIVVPQQLVVEIGVNIVYMVTGGTSLQKFHDTVCSDCKKIKLTYFIMIFASVHFVLSHLPDFNSITGVSLAAAVMSLSYSTIAWAASIEKGVQENVQYGYKAQSTSGTVFNFFNALGTVAFAYAGHNVVLEIQATIPSTPEKPSKVPMWRGVVIAYIVVAVCYFPVALIGYWMFGNEVDSDILISLEKPAWLIAMANLFVVIHVIGSYQIYAMPVFDMIETVMVKKLNFEPSTMLRFVVRNVYVAFTMFIAITFPFFDGLLGFFGGFAFAPTTYFLPCIMWLVIHKPRRFSLSWFINWICIILGLCLMILSPIGGLRTIIIKAKTYKFYS encoded by the exons ATGGGAAGTTTGGAAATTGAAGCAACAAATGGTCACACCACTGCTCCTCACAAAAATACT gaaaaatcagagagagaaaaaaaaattgatgattGGCTTCCAATTACTTCTAAAAGGAATGGAAAATGGTGGTATTCAGCTTTCCACAATGTCACTGCCATGGTTGGAGCTGGTGTTCTGGGTCTTCCCTATGCCATGTCAGAGCTTGGATG GGGCCCTGGTGTGACAATACTTATACTGTCATGGATCATCACCTTGTATACATTATGGCAAATGGTTGAGATGCATGAAATGGTTCCAGGGAAAAGGTTTGACAGGTACCATGAACTGGGTCAGTATGCATTTGGTGAAAAGCTTGGTCTCTATATTGTGGTGCCTCAACAGCTTGTGGTTGAAATTGGGGTGAACATTGTGTACATGGTCACTGGAGGAACATCATTACAGAAGTTCCATGACACTGTGTGTTCTGACTGCAAAAAGATTAAATTAAcctattttattatgatttttgcCTCTGTTCACTTTGTACTATCCCATCTCCCAGATTTCAATTCCATTACTGGGGTATCCTTGGCAGCTGCAGTCATGTCCTTGAG TTACTCTACAATTGCTTGGGCAGCTAGTATAGAAAAGGGTGTTCAAGAAAATGTACAATATGGTTACAAAGCTCAGAGTACTTCAGGGACAGTGTTTAACTTCTTTAATGCCCTTGGCACTGTGGCTTTTGCCTATGCTGGGCACAATGTGGTGCTGGAAATCCAAGCCACAATCCCATCCACACCTGAGAAGCCATCCAAGGTTCCTATGTGGAGAGGAGTGGTTATTGCCTACATAGTTGTGGCTGTATGTTACTTCCCTGTGGCTCTTATTGGCTACTGGATGTTTGGCAATGAGGTTGATTCTGACATCCTCATCTCTCTGGAGAAACCAGCATGGCTTATTGCAATGGCTAACTTGTTTGTTGTTATTCATGTAATTGGAAGCTATCAG ATTTATGCAATGCCAGTGTTTGACATGATTGAAACTGTGATGGTCAAGAAATTGAATTTCGAACCAAGCACAATGCTTCGTTTTGTTGTAAGGAATGTATATGTGG CATTCACAATGTTCATTGCTATTACCTTTCCATTTTTCGATGGTCTCCTAGGATTTTTTGGAGGGTTTGCTTTTGCTCCAACAACATACTTT CTCCCCTGTATCATGTGGCTGGTAATCCACAAACCAAGGAGATTCAGCTTGTCTTGGTTCATTAACTGG ATCTGCATTATTCTTGGCCTATGCTTAATGATTTTATCACCAATTGGAGGATTGAGGACAATCATAATTAAAGCCAAGACCTACAAATTTTACTCTTGA